The DNA sequence AGATCGAGCATGAATCCAGCCATTTCTTTAGCAGTATGATATTTCGGCAGGAGCCCTTCGAATTTAACATTCTCCTCCAGGTCATTTGAAACCTTAGCAAATTCCGTTTCCGTTGCTGCCGGAGCCAACACTTTCGCCTGCATCTTAGCACCTTTTTCTTTTAATTCATGTGCAAGACCTTCCGTAAATGCACTGACATAGAATTTCGAAGCGCAATAAGTGACCGCATTTCCAATGATCGTGTAGCCGCCGCCAGATGAAACGTTGATTAGCTGCGTTCCTTCAACCTCTGAATAATCGCGGACATAAAGAGACGTTAAAATCGTCAATGCTTCAATATTCAAATTCAGCATTGTTTCAATCTTCGTTAAATTTTGTTCTCCAATGGATGCGAAATTACCGAATCCGGCATTATTAATCCACGTTTCGATGTCTAATTCT is a window from the Falsibacillus pallidus genome containing:
- a CDS encoding SDR family NAD(P)-dependent oxidoreductase, producing MKKYTVITGASSGIGYETALAFAARGKNLVIAARRTEELEKLKSEIVKENAELDVIIKTVDLSDTKNVHAFYEGLKELDIETWINNAGFGNFASIGEQNLTKIETMLNLNIEALTILTSLYVRDYSEVEGTQLINVSSGGGYTIIGNAVTYCASKFYVSAFTEGLAHELKEKGAKMQAKVLAPAATETEFAKVSNDLEENVKFEGLLPKYHTAKEMAGFMLDLYDSGKAVGIVDGETYEFHLKDPIFPYAVRLRD